A DNA window from Brassica napus cultivar Da-Ae chromosome A4, Da-Ae, whole genome shotgun sequence contains the following coding sequences:
- the LOC106450326 gene encoding protein LIGHT-DEPENDENT SHORT HYPOCOTYLS 10 gives MSSPGDRGKNFMESSGSEPPVTPSRYESQKRRDWNTFGQYLKNQRPPVPMSHCSCNHVLDFLRYLDQFGKTKVHVFGCMFYGQPEPPAPCTCPLRQAWGSLDALIGRLRAAYEENGGSPETNPFATGAIRVYLREVRECQAKARGIPYKKKKKKPKTEMSGGRDDSSSSSSSFNFS, from the coding sequence ATGTCATCTCCTGGAGATAGAGGAAAGAACTTTATGGAATCATCAGGATCAGAGCCACCGGTAACACCAAGCCGTTACGAGTCACAGAAGAGACGCGACTGGAACACTTTCGGACAGTACTTGAAGAACCAGAGACCACCCGTGCCGATGTCTCACTGCAGCTGCAACCACGTGCTTGATTTCCTCAGGTACTTAGACCAGTTCGGTAAGACAAAGGTGCACGTGTTTGGCTGTATGTTCTACGGCCAGCCTGAGCCACCAGCTCCTTGCACGTGCCCTCTCAGACAAGCTTGGGGAAGTCTTGACGCTTTGATCGGACGGCTGAGAGCAGCTTATGAGGAAAACGGTGGATCTCCGGAAACAAACCCTTTCGCTACTGGAGCAATAAGGGTTTATTTGAGGGAGGTTAGGGAGTGTCAGGCTAAGGCTAGAGGGATTCCttacaagaagaaaaagaagaagccaaagaCGGAGATGAGTGGTGGAAGAGACGactcttcttcctcatcctcctCCTTCAACTTCTCTTGA